In Myotis daubentonii chromosome 16, mMyoDau2.1, whole genome shotgun sequence, one DNA window encodes the following:
- the PSMB6 gene encoding proteasome subunit beta type-6 isoform X1 — protein MAATLVARGAGPAPAWGPEAITPDWENREVSTGTTIMAVQFDGGVVLGADSRTTTGSYIANRVTDKLTPIHDRIFCCRSGSAADTQAVADAVTYQLGFHSIELNEPPLVHTAASLFKEMCYRYREDLMAGIIVAGWDSQEGGQVYSVPMGGMMVRQSFAIGGSGSSYIYGYVDATYREGMTKEECLQFTANALALAMERDGSSGGVIRLASISESGVERQVLLGDQIPKFSIATLPPP, from the exons ATGGCGGCCACCTTAGTAGCTAGAGGAGCGGGTCCGGCTCCAGCCTGGGGGCCGGAGGCCATTACCCCCGACTGGGAAAACCGGGAAGTCTCCACAGGG ACCACTATCATGGCCGTTCAGTTTGACGGGGGCGTGGTTCTGGGCGCCGATTCCCGAACAACCACGGG GTCCTACATCGCCAACCGGGTGACTGACAAGCTAACCCCTATTCACGATCGTATCTTCTGCTGCCGCTCAGGCTCTGCAGCTGATACCCAGGCTGTAGCTGATGCTGTTACCTATCAGCTTGGTTTCCACAG CATTGAGCTGAACGAGCCGCCTCTGGTCCACACTGCAGCCAGCCTCTTCAAGGAAATGTGTTACCGATACCGCGAAGACCTGATGGCAGGGATCATCGTCGCAGGCTGGGACTCCCAAGAAGGAGGGCAG GTGTACTCGGTGCCCATGGGGGGGATGATGGTAAGACAGTCCTTTGCCATTGGAGGCTCCGGAAGCTCCTATATTTATGGCTATGTCGATGCTACCTACCGGGAAGGTATGACCAAGGAAGAGTGTCTACAATTCACTGCTAATG CTCTCGCTTTGGCCATGGAGAGGGATGGCTCCAGTGGAGGGGTGATCCGTCTGGCATCCATATCAGAATCAGGGGTAGAGCGGCAGGTACTCTTGGGAGACCAGATCCCCAAATTCTCCATTGCCACTTTACCGCCTCCCTGA
- the PSMB6 gene encoding proteasome subunit beta type-6 isoform X2: protein MAATLVARGAGPAPAWGPEAITPDWENREVSTGTTIMAVQFDGGVVLGADSRTTTGSYIANRVTDKLTPIHDRIFCCRSGSAADTQAVADAVTYQLGFHSIELNEPPLVHTAASLFKEMCYRYREDLMAGIIVAGWDSQEGGQVYSVPMGGMMVRQSFAIGGSGSSYIYGYVDATYREGMTKEECLQFTANATFFYPQLSLWPWRGMAPVEG from the exons ATGGCGGCCACCTTAGTAGCTAGAGGAGCGGGTCCGGCTCCAGCCTGGGGGCCGGAGGCCATTACCCCCGACTGGGAAAACCGGGAAGTCTCCACAGGG ACCACTATCATGGCCGTTCAGTTTGACGGGGGCGTGGTTCTGGGCGCCGATTCCCGAACAACCACGGG GTCCTACATCGCCAACCGGGTGACTGACAAGCTAACCCCTATTCACGATCGTATCTTCTGCTGCCGCTCAGGCTCTGCAGCTGATACCCAGGCTGTAGCTGATGCTGTTACCTATCAGCTTGGTTTCCACAG CATTGAGCTGAACGAGCCGCCTCTGGTCCACACTGCAGCCAGCCTCTTCAAGGAAATGTGTTACCGATACCGCGAAGACCTGATGGCAGGGATCATCGTCGCAGGCTGGGACTCCCAAGAAGGAGGGCAG GTGTACTCGGTGCCCATGGGGGGGATGATGGTAAGACAGTCCTTTGCCATTGGAGGCTCCGGAAGCTCCTATATTTATGGCTATGTCGATGCTACCTACCGGGAAGGTATGACCAAGGAAGAGTGTCTACAATTCACTGCTAATG CAACTTTTTTTTATCCACAGCTCTCGCTTTGGCCATGGAGAGGGATGGCTCCAGTGGAGGGGTGA
- the C16H17orf114 gene encoding uncharacterized protein C17orf114 homolog, which translates to MGLKGAWCFPWCVCRRQRGTERGAGLDPAAPPDPDPSPVIAPIMPEGGMPSLGSSAYFSRKARLSFRHQLHDIASANDSTI; encoded by the exons ATGGGTCTCAAGGGGGCATGGTGTTTCCCATGGTGTGTGTGCCGGAGACAGCGGGGGACTGAAAGAGGAGCAG GTCTGGATCCAGCTGCCCCTCCAGATCCAGATCCCAGCCCAGTGATAGCCCCCATCATGCCTGAGGGAGGGATGCCCTCCCTAGGGTCTAGTGCCTACTtcagcaggaaagcccggctctCCTTCCGCCACCAGCTGCATGACATAGCATCAGCCAATGACTCCACCATTTGA